ACGACGTCCAAAGCGTTTTCCAAGCCAGGTTGAACCAAAATTGTCCGTCAGGAAGCCCATCAATGGGCTAACCACCGCATCCAGCACCCTGGCCATAGCAAAAATAAAGGTCGCCTCGATAGGCGTCAGACCGCAAAACGTGGTGTAAAAATACAGCAACCAGCCAGCGGTGAGCGCCGTGGTCCCCGCGCCAAGAAAATCGCCAGAACCGTAGGCCAGATAGTTAGCCAGCCCAATCTTACGTGTTTTCATCGCCATCCTTCCTCGTGATTGTATTTATGAAGGTGTTGCGGCGGACAAAAAAATCGCTGCCGCCGTAGCGTTAAGGTAACGGGGCAGCAAGGTAAAAACCTTTGTGCGTTTGCCACCCCATCGTCGCTACTGGCATCTGCGGGAAGAACCAACCGATCGGCTTCAAATTTCTGCCCGAAAGTCATTTTTACGGTCAAAACGCCATTTTAAATCAGCAGAACCCGTAGTCCGAAGTTACTGTAACGACTGAAAAAGCAGAGTGCATGCGGGAAGAGAAAGATTTGGGAGCAGGCGCATTATTTGTCGGCAAATCGACAAAAAAAATCTGGAAGCCCGAAAGCTTCCAGATAAACATCGTGAAGGCCGGTAAATATATTTACCGGCCAGGGCTGGCGATCACGCCTGGCCTTTCACTTCTTTCAGACCGTTGAACGGTGCACGGCTGCCCAGCGCTTCTTCGATACGAATCAGCTGGTTGTACTTAGCAACGCGGTCAGAACGGCTCATAGAACCGGTTTTGATCTGGCCTGCCGCAGTCCCTACCGCCAGGTCAGCGATAGTGGCGTCTTCGGTTTCACCAGAACGGTGAGAGATAACGGCCGTGTAGCCCGCATCTTTCGCCATTTTGATAGCCGCCAGCGTTTCGGTCAGAGAACCGATCTGGTTGAACTTGATAAGGATAGAGTTGGCGATGCCTTTCTCGATACCTTCTTTCAGGATCTTGGTGTTAGTCACGAACAGGTCGTCACCGACCAGCTGGATTTTGTCGCCCAGCACTTTGGTCTGGTAAGCAAAACCATCCCAGTCAGACTCGTCCAGACCGTCTTCGATAGAGACGATCGGGTACTGTTTGGTCAGCTCTTCCAGGAAGTGAGTGAACTCTTCAGAAGTGAACGCCTTGTTGCCTTCACCAGCCAGCACGTATTTGCCGTCTTTGTAGAATTCAGAGGCTGCACAGTCCATCGCCAGCGTGATGTCTTTGCCAAGCTCATAACCTGCCGCTTTTACCGCTTCTGCGATAACAGCCAGTGCTTCAGCGTTGGAACCCAGGTTCGGCGCGTAGCCACCTTCGTCACCCACAGCCGTGTTCATACCTTTGGATTTCAGCACTTTCGCCAGGTTGTGGAACACTTCAGAACCCATACGGATGGCTTCTTTCACGGTTTTCGCACCAACAGGCTGAATCATGAATTCCTGGATATCAACGTTGTTGTCAGCGTGCTCACCACCGTTGATGATGTTCATCATCGGCAGCGGCATAGAGTATTTACCCGGGGTGCCGTTCAGCTCAGAGATGTGCTCGTACAGCGGCTGGCCTTTGGAAGCCGCAGCCGCTTTGGCGTTCGCCAGAGAAACAGCCAGAATGGCGTTAGCACCGAAGTTGGACTTGTTCTCAGTACCGTCCAGATCGATCATGATCTTGTCGATAGCCGCCTGATCTTTCGCATCTTTACCCAGAATAGCCTGAGCAATCGGGCCATTTACTGCGCCAACCGCTTTGGTAACGCCTTTGCCCAGGAAACGGGATTTATCGCCGTCACGCAGTTCCAGCGCTTCACGAGAACCGGTAGATGCGCCTGACGGTGCCGCAGCCAGACCAACGAAACCCCCTTCCAAATGCACTTCCGCTTCAACAGTCGGGTTTCCGCGAGAGTCGATGATTTCACGGCCAATGACTTTAACGATTTTGGACATCAGATTTTCCTCTAGTCACAAGTTTAACTAAAACCTCAGACAGCAACGCACACCCAAAAGACCGCGCTGCTGCAAAACTCCTGTACCGGCAAAACCTTACTTCACCTGACTCTTCTGGTACGCGCCAGCGGCTTTCACAAAGCCGGCAAACAGCGGGTGCCCGTCACGCGGTGTGGAGGTGAATTCCGGGTGGAACTGACAAGCCACAAACCACGGATGCTCAGGGAGCTCAATAATTTCTACCAGTTTACGGTCAGCGGAAACACCCGCAACACGCAGCCCCGCCGCCTCAATCTGTTTCAACAACATGTTGTTGACTTCATAGCGATGGCGATGGCGTTCAATAATCGTCTGCTCGCCGTACATCTGGCGCACCAGGCTGCCTTCGGTCAGGTGGCACTCTTGCCCACCGACACGCATGGTGCCGCCGAGATCGCTCTCTTCGCTGCGCACTTCGATGTTGCCATCGGCATCGCGCCATTCGGTAATCAGCGCCACCACCGGGTATTTACACTCCGGCATAAACTCGGTGGAATTCGCGCCTTCCATACCCGCGACATTACGGGCGAACTCCATCAGCGCCACCTGCATACCCAGACAGATACCCAGATAGGGGATCTTGTTCTCACGGGCATAACGGACGGCCATGATTTTACCTTCAACCCCGCGGTAGCCAAAACCGCCAGGTACCAGAATCGCATCCAGACCTTTGAGCACATCCACACCACGGGTTTCGACATCCTGCGAATCAATCAGCTTGATGTTCACCGTCAAACGGTTTTTCAGCCCGCCGTGCTTAAGTGCCTCAATAACCGACTTATAGGCATCCGGCAATTCAATATACTTACCGACCATGCCGATGGTCACTTCGCCACCCGGATTGGCCTCTGCATAAACGACCTGTTCCCATTCTGACAGATCGGCCGGTGCACAGTTCAAGCTGAATCGTTTACAAATATAATCGTCCAGGCCCTGAGATTTCAATAGCGCTGGAATTTTATAAATAGAATCAATATCCTTCAGCGAGATGACCGCTTTCTCCGGCACATTACAGAACAGCGCAATTTTTGCGCGTTCATTAGCCGGTACGGTGCGATCGGAACGGCAGATCAACACATCAGGCTGAATACCAATCGACAGCAATTCTTTTACCGAATGCTGAGTCGGCTTGGTTTTCACTTCACCCGCCGCCGCCATGTACGGCACCAGCGTCAGGTGCATAAACAACGTGTGTTCACGGCCAACTTCAACTGCCATCTGGCGAATCGCTTCAAGGAACGGCAGAGATTCAATATCGCCCACCGTGCCGCCGATTTCCACCAGGACGACATCGTGGCCTTCACCGCCTTCGATGATGCGTTCTTTAATCGCGTTGGTGATATGCGGGATGACCTGAATGGTCGCGCCCAGATAGTCACCACGGCGCTCTTTACGCAGGACGTCAGAATAAATGCGTCCGGTGGTGAAGTTATTGCGGCGCGTCATCTTTGTGCGAATAAAACGCTCATAGTGACCCAGGTCAAGATCGGTTTCGGCACCGTCTTCGGTGACAAACACTTCACCGTGTTGCGTCGGGCTCATCGTGCCCGGATCCACATTGATATACGGGTCCAGTTTCATGATGGTCACGTTGAGGCCACGGGCTTCAAGAATAGCCGCGAGGGAGGCTGCGGCAATGCCTTTACCCAGAGAGGATACGACCCCGCCGGTCACAAAAATATAATTAGTTGTCATGCTGAACCTGAGTGTTTAGGTTTAAGGACGATGGAAAGACCAAGACGGGAAAGTAGTATACCCGAACCTGTGAGGCGTCACAAATGATCGTTTTCAGTGCTGTGGCCTTGACAGGCTCCGGCGGATGCGGTGTTAACTGTGAAAAGGAATGAGTAGCAGTACGTTTATAATCAGCCGGATAGTATCGAAAACAATATAAAACCCGGCCTTTACACAAGAAATAGCGTTAAGCTTTTTTTTCTGTGGCTTTTACCTGCTGCCAGGCCGCCTCCATTTCGTCAAGCGTCGCCTCAGACAGATTTTTCCCTTTGGCGCTAATGCGTTGTTCCACTTCCTGAAAACGGCGTGTGAATTTACGATTTGCCTGTTGCAACACACTTTCTGCCTTATGCCCAAGATGACGCGAGAGATTCACCGCAGCAAACAGCATATCGCCGAGTTCTTCGGCCAGTTTTTCCTGGTCGATGACCGCCTGTTTCGCCTCAAACATCACTTCGTCGATTTCTTCATACAGCTTATCGACAACCGGCCCGAGCGTGTCCCAGTCAAAACCGATCGCCGCACAACGCTGCTGAATTTTGTGCGCCTGCATCAGCGCGGGCAGCGCTTGCGGAATATCATCAAGCTGCGAATGACGTGACTTTTCCGCCCGCTCTTGCGCTTTGGTTTGCTCCCAGTTAGCCAGCACGGCGGCGCTGTCTGCCAGTTCAGCATCGCCAAAAATGTGCGGATGACGCCGCTCCAGTTTGTCGCTGATAGCGTTACACACATCAGAAAAATCAAATAACCCCTGCTCCTGCGCCATGCGCGCATAGAACACCACCTGAAACAGCAGGTCGCCCAGTTCGCTGCGCAGGTCGTCGAAATCCTTGCGGCTAATGGCATCGAGCACCTCATAGGTTTCTTCCAGCGTGTAGGGCGCGATGGTGTCAAAGGTTTGCTCGCAATCCCACGGGCAACCGTTTTCCGGGTCGCGCAAGCGCTGCATTATCTCGATTAAACGCGTAATAGCCGATGAATTCATGCTAGCTCCATTCAGTCAAAACAAAGGCGGGACTGGCCCGCCTTGCGATCATTTAGCGTGGTATGCCGCGGATTAACCGAAGCCGTTAGCTGCCCTGCAACCGCCGGGCGTCGATAACATCCGGCAGTTGATTGAGCTTGGCCAGCACCCGGCCCAGCACCTGCAAATTGTAAATCTCGATATCCATATCAATGGTTGCCAGTTGCTGTTTCACATCGCTACGGCTCGATACGCCCAGCACGTTGACCTTCTCGTTGGCCAAAATAGTGGTGATATCACGCAGCAGGCCGCTGCGATCGTTGGCGGTCACGCGTACCACCAGCGAATACCCGCTGGAGTAGCTCTCTCCCCATACCGCCTCGACAATGCGCTCTGGCGCATGACCGCGCAGGTCGTCAAGCTGTTCGCAGTCGGCACGGTGGATGGAAATCCCCCGCCCGCGGGTAATAAAGCCGATGATGTCATCGCCGGGAATCGGCTGGCAGCAACGGGCAATGTGGTGCATCAGATTCCCCACCCCTTCCACCACCACCCGGCCATTGTCTTTGGCACTGGCACGCGCCGCCGGTTGCTGGGATTTCTGGGTTAGCTGGCGCAGCGCTTCACGATCTTGTTCCTCGGCACTCGGTTGGTTTACCTTCGATTGCAGGAAATTCACCATCTGATTCAGGCGAATATCCCCACCGCCGATGCCCGCCAGCAACTCATCCATCGAGTTCATGTTATAGCGTGGCAATAGCAGTTTTTCTGCCATTTTCAGGCTGATACCCA
This sequence is a window from Dickeya aquatica. Protein-coding genes within it:
- the eno gene encoding phosphopyruvate hydratase, with the protein product MSKIVKVIGREIIDSRGNPTVEAEVHLEGGFVGLAAAPSGASTGSREALELRDGDKSRFLGKGVTKAVGAVNGPIAQAILGKDAKDQAAIDKIMIDLDGTENKSNFGANAILAVSLANAKAAAASKGQPLYEHISELNGTPGKYSMPLPMMNIINGGEHADNNVDIQEFMIQPVGAKTVKEAIRMGSEVFHNLAKVLKSKGMNTAVGDEGGYAPNLGSNAEALAVIAEAVKAAGYELGKDITLAMDCAASEFYKDGKYVLAGEGNKAFTSEEFTHFLEELTKQYPIVSIEDGLDESDWDGFAYQTKVLGDKIQLVGDDLFVTNTKILKEGIEKGIANSILIKFNQIGSLTETLAAIKMAKDAGYTAVISHRSGETEDATIADLAVGTAAGQIKTGSMSRSDRVAKYNQLIRIEEALGSRAPFNGLKEVKGQA
- the pyrG gene encoding glutamine hydrolyzing CTP synthase; this translates as MTTNYIFVTGGVVSSLGKGIAAASLAAILEARGLNVTIMKLDPYINVDPGTMSPTQHGEVFVTEDGAETDLDLGHYERFIRTKMTRRNNFTTGRIYSDVLRKERRGDYLGATIQVIPHITNAIKERIIEGGEGHDVVLVEIGGTVGDIESLPFLEAIRQMAVEVGREHTLFMHLTLVPYMAAAGEVKTKPTQHSVKELLSIGIQPDVLICRSDRTVPANERAKIALFCNVPEKAVISLKDIDSIYKIPALLKSQGLDDYICKRFSLNCAPADLSEWEQVVYAEANPGGEVTIGMVGKYIELPDAYKSVIEALKHGGLKNRLTVNIKLIDSQDVETRGVDVLKGLDAILVPGGFGYRGVEGKIMAVRYARENKIPYLGICLGMQVALMEFARNVAGMEGANSTEFMPECKYPVVALITEWRDADGNIEVRSEESDLGGTMRVGGQECHLTEGSLVRQMYGEQTIIERHRHRYEVNNMLLKQIEAAGLRVAGVSADRKLVEIIELPEHPWFVACQFHPEFTSTPRDGHPLFAGFVKAAGAYQKSQVK
- the mazG gene encoding nucleoside triphosphate pyrophosphohydrolase produces the protein MNSSAITRLIEIMQRLRDPENGCPWDCEQTFDTIAPYTLEETYEVLDAISRKDFDDLRSELGDLLFQVVFYARMAQEQGLFDFSDVCNAISDKLERRHPHIFGDAELADSAAVLANWEQTKAQERAEKSRHSQLDDIPQALPALMQAHKIQQRCAAIGFDWDTLGPVVDKLYEEIDEVMFEAKQAVIDQEKLAEELGDMLFAAVNLSRHLGHKAESVLQQANRKFTRRFQEVEQRISAKGKNLSEATLDEMEAAWQQVKATEKKA